A single Anatilimnocola floriformis DNA region contains:
- a CDS encoding TA system VapC family ribonuclease toxin: MKRLLDINTWIALTVETHPHHLLARGWYQDVTLHAGDLVFCAATEIGFVRLITQAAVMKQCSLLPFTNAEAIAFLANLYNDLAVSREREPPNVRDLWLSFSNVQTASPHKWMDAYLAAFAIGISAEVVTFDRDFPQYQAKGLQVRILQSKPQVET; this comes from the coding sequence ATGAAACGGCTACTGGACATCAACACGTGGATCGCTCTGACAGTTGAAACTCACCCGCATCACCTCCTTGCCCGCGGCTGGTACCAAGATGTAACTCTGCATGCCGGAGATCTGGTTTTCTGCGCGGCGACGGAGATTGGCTTCGTCCGCCTAATTACTCAAGCCGCAGTGATGAAGCAGTGCAGCCTTTTGCCCTTCACCAACGCCGAAGCAATCGCATTTCTGGCGAACCTTTACAACGATCTGGCGGTTTCGCGCGAGAGAGAGCCCCCGAATGTGCGCGACCTGTGGTTGTCTTTCAGCAATGTGCAAACAGCATCGCCGCATAAGTGGATGGACGCTTACCTGGCAGCTTTTGCGATCGGAATTTCCGCGGAAGTCGTGACCTTCGATCGCGATTTTCCTCAATACCAAGCCAAAGGTCTGCAGGTCCGTATCCTGCAAAGTAAGCCGCAGGTCGAAACGTAG
- a CDS encoding ammonia-forming cytochrome c nitrite reductase subunit c552 produces the protein MARRPSAKDAVSIAPALVRRPPARGFWIMLSTAAVVMMAVGGLAADYWFGIPDSQQAKFVGREACAKCHQTELAKFTGSHHDLAMDLATEKTVLADFDDAQLTHYGVTSKMFRRDGKYFINTEGPDGKLADFEIKYVFGVTPLQQYMVEFDRPAELPANEIARLQVLRVSWDTIQKKWFHLDPPDVKDKLAPDDMLHWTGFAQCWNHMCADCHSTNLQKNYDVATGVYHTTFSEIDVSCEACHGPGSLHVQLASAVSPFWDRKHGHALAKLKGTDNKPQVEMCANCHSRRRGISPNFQAGCGYYDYFANELLPRNIYHADGQILDEVYEYGSFVQSKMFHKGIRCTDCHDPHSVRLKADGNKVCTNCHQHPAAKYDTPNHHRHKEGSTGASCVECHMPATTYMEVDPRRDHSLRIPRPDLSVQLGTGNACTACHLKLDEKTKPKLEQKELKSYAAWQQAAERGDATVKAELNRLDKWADDACEKWYGKQRKKEPHFAEALHAARENEPGAEEKLVKLLGTRTMPAIARATAALELRTYLNPQSEGGVTKALADGLKDSEIQVRAACILALQGASDPMVRKLLLPMIDDPSRLVRTEAARILARIPDADIRGDKLQRLREVWKEFEAGASIMNDRAEGHLQLGVLAESRNQLRDAQRHYETAIRVQPSFTGPRGQLAMLLERMIQEAQEQAEQASQQGNVVARDEALRPIPSLHFEVEKLRQDELSLVERDAALIPEEAVMQQQLGFARYTQNWRKEAATALLTAWLLDPHSPETTFALAIFYRDTGWPEKALEIISTATKDREAPVHLKQLEGELKQQLSSQRPAGPARN, from the coding sequence ATGGCCCGCCGTCCTTCTGCCAAAGATGCTGTTTCAATCGCCCCTGCTCTCGTGCGGCGTCCGCCGGCGCGCGGCTTTTGGATCATGCTTTCGACCGCCGCTGTCGTGATGATGGCCGTCGGTGGCTTGGCTGCCGATTATTGGTTCGGCATTCCTGATAGTCAGCAGGCGAAATTTGTCGGTCGCGAAGCGTGCGCGAAATGTCATCAGACGGAACTCGCCAAGTTCACCGGTTCGCACCACGATCTGGCCATGGACCTGGCGACGGAGAAAACGGTCCTCGCCGATTTCGATGACGCGCAGCTGACGCACTACGGCGTGACGTCGAAAATGTTTCGCCGCGATGGCAAGTACTTCATCAACACCGAAGGCCCCGACGGCAAACTCGCCGATTTTGAAATCAAGTACGTCTTCGGCGTCACGCCGCTGCAGCAATACATGGTCGAGTTCGATCGGCCTGCCGAGTTGCCGGCAAACGAAATTGCTCGATTGCAGGTGCTGCGTGTGTCGTGGGACACGATTCAGAAAAAATGGTTTCACCTCGATCCGCCCGATGTGAAAGACAAGCTCGCGCCGGATGACATGCTCCACTGGACAGGTTTCGCCCAGTGCTGGAACCACATGTGTGCCGACTGCCATTCGACGAACTTACAGAAAAACTACGACGTTGCGACCGGCGTCTATCACACAACGTTTTCCGAGATCGACGTCAGCTGCGAAGCTTGCCACGGCCCCGGCAGTTTGCACGTGCAACTGGCCTCGGCTGTTTCGCCGTTTTGGGATCGCAAGCATGGCCACGCACTGGCCAAGCTCAAGGGGACCGACAACAAGCCGCAGGTCGAGATGTGCGCGAATTGCCATTCGCGGCGGCGTGGCATTTCGCCGAATTTTCAGGCGGGCTGCGGCTACTACGATTATTTTGCGAACGAGCTGCTGCCGCGAAACATCTATCACGCCGACGGCCAGATCCTGGACGAAGTGTACGAATATGGTTCGTTCGTGCAGAGCAAAATGTTTCACAAGGGAATTCGCTGCACCGATTGCCATGACCCCCACTCGGTCCGGCTGAAAGCCGACGGCAACAAGGTTTGTACCAATTGTCATCAGCATCCAGCTGCGAAGTACGACACGCCGAACCATCATCGCCACAAGGAAGGTTCGACCGGGGCCTCGTGCGTCGAATGCCACATGCCGGCGACGACGTACATGGAAGTGGATCCGCGCCGCGACCACAGCTTGCGAATTCCGCGGCCCGATCTGAGCGTGCAACTCGGTACGGGCAACGCCTGCACGGCGTGCCATTTGAAGCTTGATGAAAAGACCAAGCCGAAGCTGGAGCAGAAGGAATTGAAATCGTACGCTGCCTGGCAACAAGCGGCCGAGCGCGGCGACGCGACCGTGAAAGCCGAACTGAATCGTCTCGATAAGTGGGCCGACGACGCCTGCGAAAAATGGTACGGCAAGCAGCGAAAGAAAGAACCGCACTTCGCCGAAGCCTTGCATGCGGCCCGTGAGAATGAACCGGGCGCGGAAGAAAAACTCGTCAAACTACTCGGCACGCGCACGATGCCCGCCATCGCGAGGGCGACGGCGGCACTCGAGCTGCGAACCTATCTCAATCCGCAGAGCGAAGGGGGCGTAACAAAAGCGCTCGCCGATGGCTTGAAGGATTCGGAGATTCAGGTTCGCGCGGCGTGTATTCTTGCCCTGCAAGGCGCCAGTGATCCGATGGTTCGGAAGTTGTTGCTGCCGATGATTGATGATCCGTCGCGACTGGTACGAACCGAAGCCGCGCGAATCTTGGCGAGGATTCCCGACGCCGACATTCGCGGCGACAAATTGCAACGACTACGCGAGGTTTGGAAAGAATTCGAAGCCGGCGCGTCGATCATGAACGATCGCGCCGAAGGTCACTTGCAACTCGGCGTACTCGCCGAAAGTCGCAATCAACTGCGCGATGCCCAGCGTCATTACGAAACGGCGATTCGCGTACAACCGAGCTTCACCGGGCCCCGCGGCCAACTCGCCATGCTGCTGGAGCGGATGATTCAAGAAGCCCAGGAGCAAGCCGAGCAGGCTTCTCAGCAGGGGAATGTCGTCGCTCGCGACGAAGCGCTGCGGCCGATTCCTTCGCTGCATTTTGAAGTCGAGAAACTCCGCCAGGACGAACTGAGCTTGGTCGAACGCGATGCCGCCCTCATCCCCGAAGAAGCCGTGATGCAACAGCAGCTAGGCTTTGCCCGCTACACGCAAAACTGGCGCAAAGAAGCGGCCACCGCGCTCCTCACGGCTTGGCTGCTCGATCCTCATTCACCGGAAACTACCTTCGCCCTCGCCATCTTCTATCGCGACACGGGTTGGCCCGAAAAGGCCTTGGAAATTATCTCCACGGCGACGAAAGACCGCGAAGCGCCGGTGCATCTGAAACAACTCGAGGGCGAACTCAAACAGCAATTGAGCTCGCAACGGCCGGCAGGGCCGGCGCGGAATTAA